Within the Mugil cephalus isolate CIBA_MC_2020 chromosome 1, CIBA_Mcephalus_1.1, whole genome shotgun sequence genome, the region tgcagtatttgaattaccgtaactcacagtagtTTGCGCTATAATACCAcaagattttttgttttctgtgggcggacgttcaggtcttaaagggttaaattatATCTAGCCAAGGCTTAAATCCTTTTACTGCTTCATTCAGGTTTTGTTCAATGCGTTGATGGCGTTCACAGTTAGGAatccagagttcagcccagttCTGAATGTGCTGCTGCAGCGGATGAAGCATCGAGGCGATTCTTTCCGCATGTAGCGTTCTCTAGTCCTAAGAATTTTGGCCGTCTTTTGGATTTGAGACTTCTTCTGTCGTGTGAACTTCATGGTCAACTTGGGAAAGGGGCACATTAAGTAAGTTTAATGCTTGCTGACTTGAACAAAATGACGTGTGCAGAACAATCCTTATTTGCAAACTCTGCAGCCTGGGTGTGAAGgctgttatgtttctgttcctcatttgTGGAGCCCACTGTAGGGATGGCCTGAGTACTTAAAGTAATTCTGGGTCTCtgattttacttatttttcatGTAGATCTTAAATATAAACCACaatggtcttaaaaaaaagtcttaaatttcacttgttcaaacctgcagaaaccctgaaaAGATGATTGATGGTGTTGGGAGTTTTAAGGTCTTTTATAAATATTgaagttgcccttgtttcaacTTTGCTTGGGTGTACCATGCCCTGGGTGAcggagaaccttcacaggctcTTAGGGGTGTAGCTGCACATATAATCTCTTCAGTACAGCTGAGAAAACAGAAGATGATTTTGCCGTTTATTATTCGAAAACCTTGAGACAAGTGTTAATCGCTCAAATACTACATTAGTACCATCTTTACATCTGTAGACTCTGACCTGCTGGTCCACTGAGACAAATGGAACATAttcataatgaaataaacaaaccaagGTGACCATTACACCCCATAAAACTGTAGAACTGTGCCGTGCACACATGTCAATTtcgttgtttgtgtttctgcagtcagggagacagaggaagaaagctGTCATGATGCCTCGTGTCGTCCTCACGCCTCTTAAAGTAAACGGAGACCATGTCCCTTCAGGCAAGAACCACTCTTTTTGTTCTGATAACACAATATTAACAAGCATGTTGAGCAAATTATGTAACTTTCATAATTGTGGTGCCACTGCAAACgatctgaaataaaacaattgcAATTTAAGGGCAGAATTTTGATGTTCAGTTGAAGAGGTTAAAGTATTATATAACATTAAGGGACTGCAGTCATTTCAATACCCAAAGTCCTATTTGTACGCTTTCAAAGttatttggacaaaataatcataaacgaaacattcatttttaatccttTGCAGGCAATTAGTGCCTGAACTGGAAGCATCCAACCCTGTCGTCTTAGTTCGTCTGGGCCTTCTTACATTGCTAAGCTCACCaatggatttctttttcttagaaTGAAAGTAATTCTACTGCTGTTTCTCTggtggatttgttttgtttttgcacccCAACAATGGCAGGTTTTACTTGTATTGAGAGTTAATTTATTCCTTTCAAAGCAAGTTCAAAATACCTGCTTAATTTATGAAGAAATATCTACATCTATAAAGTAAACGGCTGTAGAGAACAATTGTACATTGTTATCTTTGGTGACTGTGCTGCATATTATAGAGTCGTAGTAGTTAAATCCTgtaataccctcaaattaaggCTGAGAGTCTCAACTTTCAGTCAATATTTAGCTTTAACTTCAGCTGAATATCAAAAATCGTGCCCAAACAcattgtagttatttatttatttattcatttatttgtaatgGTGTGATTAGGGCCCATGAAGCGGAGTCGAGGAGGGGTGGATGTAGACTTTGAAACACCAGGCTCCATCCTGGTCAACACTAACATCAGAGCCCTTATCAATGTACGGACCTTCTCAGCCTTccccacacactcacaacagCAGCTACTACAGCTGCTGCCAGAGGTGGACCGACAGGTAGGTTATTATTCTCTTATTCCGGTCCATTCCAATTTTGGATATGTAGTATTTTAAAAACCAGCATTTTGGACATTGAGAAGAGCAGCAATTgctaattatttaatatttaaaatatataacaattcAAAACTTGCATTCacatcaaagaaagaaacatttgtgCAATTTAAACCTGACTACAGTGTGCTAACTGaaccatttttgtttctgcttgtaGATTGGACCTGATGGCATGACCAGACTGAGTAGCTCAGCTCTCAATAATGAATTCTTTACCCATGCCTCTCAGAGTTGGAAAGAAAGGCTGGCTGAAGGTGAGTTGTTGGTCAATTACAGAAAAACCAATCACCACCCTACAGTCTTCATGTGGTGCCAACAAAAAAGGGGGGCGTAAAGTGTGGAAATGCACCAAAAACATACTTGTTATAATAAGAAGCAATATAAAGAAAGGACAATTAATTAAGAGGAGGCTAGCAGAGTCACGTTTTTAGAAACTTTCACTCTTCAGAAAACCGACGTGTGGAGCTACTCTCATAGATTATTTACTTTTGTCTGACCTGTTAGGTGAGTTCACCCACGAAATGCAAGTGCGATTCCGTcaagaaatggagaaagagaagaaggtaGAGGCATGGAAGGAGAAGTTCTTTGAAGAGTACCACGGACAAAAGTAAGAGCCAATTCATTTCATCCAAATTGCTCTTAAATCGCTCTTAAAGTCACAGCAATATTATGGATTTGTCATGCTTATTTTTGTTAGTTATGTGATTTATTATTGGCTTAACGCCACAGTTTAGTATTATTTAGTAGAACCTTGTTTTTTGACCACAATGTTCACCACATACCATCAGACTGCATCCCCACAGAACTAGATATTGAACCGTTTAAAAGGTCTTTGAGCCCTTTAGAATCATCTTGCTCACCTTTGTGATACATGATGCATGTTAATTATTTCATAAAACGTTCTTTATTACATTTCCAGCCACAGTTTGCTAAGACCGAATGCTTTGTGTCCCTGTAGGTCTGGCCTAACACGAGAGGAGTCTCTCAAACTTACCATGAGCGAAACCAGTGAAGTTGCAGCCAGTGTTCTGGACAGTGATGTTGCAGTGGTGGCCGCTGGTACCCCCAAAAGACGTAGCGTGGGTCGGCGGAGGAGAGACGGCAGGATGAGGAGACGCACAAGGGCCGACTTGCGTCGCAGGGCCCGCCGACCCCTCTGCAAAACCACTCCAGCCCTGCAGTCTGCAGAAGCTGCTGATGACAGTGCTGCACTGGACATCTCGGCAGTCTCCATGGGCTCCCCCATGTCGGACAATACGGTGGTTCAAGGAGAGGTGGTGCTGCAGGCTGACTGCGGCGTGGAGCTGCCTGCTGAGAGTGCCTCCACAGAGCCAAACCCCTCTCCCACTCCGGAGCCAGTTACATTGCCAGACCCTGCTCCCGCACCTACTCCAACTCCCAGTCCTAGCCCAAGCCCAGCATCCACCAGTGCGACTGAAGAGCCTGAAGTTACTGCACGCCTGTTACCCGAGGAGGCTGCGCCTGCACTGGCTTCCACtacctctccatcctcctcctcctcttcttcctcatctgcCTCCTCACCTGCCTCCTCGCCCTCCTCACCTCCCGATGGGCAGGGAGCTTTTGCTGCAGGCCTGgactcttcttcatcctcctcagcGTCCTCCAGTGCAGCAGTTGCTGTTGATGCCCTGGACGAAACTGCCTCGGTGGTCACGTCCATCACAGGGGGAACTGCCACCAGCAGCCGCGAGAGCAGTCCATCAGCCAGCCCAGCCTCCACCCCTGCGTCCAGCACCCACCTCAAGGAGCAGAAGAGAAGGCCAGATGAGGCTGAGGCCTTCTCCAACTTCCCTGAAAAGAGGCCACGGCTTGATGACCGTCAGTCCTTTCGTACCACAATTGACAGTGTGCGTTCAGAGAAGCCACAGCCGACAACGGAAGAACCCAAGGTGCCGCCAATCCGGGTAAGGCTTTGTTGCATAAACCTCAAGTCttcaagactttttatttttgcaaaaaaaaaacaatttgacaCTTTAGAAATATGTTCTTGGGCGCAGTTTCACTTGTCTTTTATCTGTCTTTGTTCCAGATTCAACTATCCAGGATCAAACCTCCCTGGGTCAAAGGGCACTCCACCTACCAGATCTGCCCGCGGATCGTGCCCCCCAGCGAGGGCTCGCGGCGGTCGGGGACGGGGGGGGCGCGCACCTTGGCGGACATCAAAGCCCGTGCCCAGCAAGCCCGGGCCCAGCGCGaggccgctgctgctgttgcagccTCTGGCGAGGGGACAGGGCCGCCCAGCACCAGGCTGCGGCCTGCTGCTGGGCTACCGGATAGCGCCAATGGACGACGAGCGCGAGAGCATCCAGGACCTATCGagcccggaggaggaggaggaggaggaggaggaggaggaaatggaagaaGGGGAAGTAGTGGGATGGACGAGCAGGGATCGTCTTCAGGCACTAATTCGTCTGGAACACAACTACAGCTTCTCAATGTAGACCTCACATCCCAGCCTTCCCCTTCATTGTCCACTACCTCAACCTCCATGTCCTTGGAGCCCCCGCAGACCCCTAGTCCTCACCAGGAAGAAACAGTGGCGGGCGAACAGGGTGGAGATGGCAtggaagcagcagcatcatccaGTGTCCAGGCCTCCTCCAATGGAGTCACAGACAAGCCTTGCACACTCTCCCCAGAACCTGACACCATACCTGAGTCATCAGTCCCTGAGCCAGCTCAGCAAAGCCAGCTGCCCGAATCTGTTGCTGAGAGGCCAGACAAAGGTTGTGAAAAACGTTCACTGGTCCCAACCTCAATCCCAGATTCCCTTCCTAGGTTTGGGGCTCAGGGTGTGGACATTATTCAGACACTGGCCAGTAATTGTCAGGCTAAAGATCGCGAACAAGGGAAGGACACTGTACTGGGGGGTGTTATTCAGCATGGCTCTCACCTGGTGGACTCCCACGAGGCATTCCCTCTCTCAGCTACTGAAAGACGGCAATCGGATTCATCCTCTCGCCAACATTTGGATTCTTCTGGTAGAGAGAAAGATGACGAGGCCGGCACACATAGTGACTCAACAGAAACGGCTTCAGACTGTGAGAACGAGAGCCAGGAGGATGAGCAGCAGCCTGACCAGGACTGGTGTCCCCAACTGGGCACCCAGAGAAATAGCCGACTGGTCATCTGTAGCCCTCCGGCTCAGAACCAGCAGCCAGTCATTCAAACTCACGTCTCTAGCCACTTAGGTCAGACGGTCATTCAGTCTTGCTTTCCCAATGGTCCACCTCACCCGCAACACAACCGCCCCAACTCCCAAGACCACCTATCTCTACCCAATGCCATCTCACACGGGCTACGAGACCCCGGTGTTGTTGACAAAATGGAGCCTGGAGATGAATGTAGAGCTTCCAGGCAGAGCTCTGCTGAAGAAGAGTATCATGGCGGTTTAAAGCCCTGTGCAGCTGCCTCCAAACGACTGGGTAGCTCGGCCAGAGCTGTGTCCAGTGTGGAGGCAAATAACCCGTTGGTCACTCAGCTGCTACAAGGCAGCCTGCCCCTGGAGAAAGTTCTACCTTCACACTCTGGTAATAGGCTGGAGATAAGCCGATTGCCCGGACCCCAAACcagaccagcagcagcaacgggGCCTCACAACCGGCCCGAGGTCTCGGTCCATTCTCCTGGCCCAGACGTGAATACAAGTTCTCAGATCCACAACAAGCCACCAACAGGCCGCACTGTCTCCTGTTTGATGGAGGCACCACCTGTGTCGAAGTACCAGCCTCAGCAGGCCTCTGGTGCTGTACCGGTCATTATATCTCTGCCACCACCCGCCTCCAGCTCTTTGTCCTCCAGAAACAAGTCGGACGTCGGCCCTTCGAATTCTGTGGAAAATGCGGTAATTCAAGAGTCGTCTCAGTCCTCACAGTTGTCCACTCCAGACAGGCACCAACCAGCCCACCTGACCATGCAGAATGGCCCCTCCCCTACCCACGCAGACCCCTGTCCACCAGAGGTAGTCCCTGCTATTAAGATTAAGTGGTGCTCGCCACAATCTCAAGTCTCCCACTCTCAGCAGCAGCGACTTTCTCCATCCCCCACTGTGAAAAATGAAGTCGGTGCACGCCCCTCTTGCCAGGCCCTTGCCAAATCCTCCCCTACTGTACCCATGAGTGTTACCAAAAAGGAGCCTGGGAACTCAATGGACGGCTACCTGTGTGGCAGGGCGATGGAGGGACTCCTCAACATGGAGATGACTTTAGCCAGGATGGCAAAGAAAGAGCACATCAAAATACCTTACTCCTCgggctcttcctcctcctcctctccttcaccctcctcctccgcctcctcccttcccttccagCTGTATGGGAAGCTCCCCAAGCAAGGTGGAGGAGTAAGCTACACAGCCAACGTGTCGGTGATGGATAACGGCGGTTTCTCCCGCAGCATGGCGGACGGCGTCCTTCAGCTGCGCCCCCGCCTGGCCTCCAGCCAGACCACCCTCAGCATCCAGGCCTTTGCCGACAGTACGGCCGAGGAGGTGGCGCTCAAGTGCTCGTGTCGTCTCAAAGCCATGATCATGTGCC harbors:
- the asxl1 gene encoding putative Polycomb group protein ASXL1 isoform X1 produces the protein MKDKQKRKKERTWAEAARMVLENFSDAPMTPKQILHVIQTKGLKEMRSGTAPLACLVTMLHSQVRGDRVKNSIFFKLPGRMSLFTLKKNALQWTKATSESETRSESAGGTANPASSSSSATAAGLAVTPVGPTDATEQESCDSTETTAAASVDNDASVDESSSSASCSADVQPPINQPQTRLSRAAGRTETQQTQHAQTRLSRSRQSGRQRKKAVMMPRVVLTPLKVNGDHVPSGPMKRSRGGVDVDFETPGSILVNTNIRALINVRTFSAFPTHSQQQLLQLLPEVDRQIGPDGMTRLSSSALNNEFFTHASQSWKERLAEGEFTHEMQVRFRQEMEKEKKVEAWKEKFFEEYHGQKSGLTREESLKLTMSETSEVAASVLDSDVAVVAAGTPKRRSVGRRRRDGRMRRRTRADLRRRARRPLCKTTPALQSAEAADDSAALDISAVSMGSPMSDNTVVQGEVVLQADCGVELPAESASTEPNPSPTPEPVTLPDPAPAPTPTPSPSPSPASTSATEEPEVTARLLPEEAAPALASTTSPSSSSSSSSSASSPASSPSSPPDGQGAFAAGLDSSSSSSASSSAAVAVDALDETASVVTSITGGTATSSRESSPSASPASTPASSTHLKEQKRRPDEAEAFSNFPEKRPRLDDRQSFRTTIDSVRSEKPQPTTEEPKVPPIRIQLSRIKPPWVKGHSTYQICPRIVPPSEGSRRSGTGGARTLADIKARAQQARAQREAAAAVAASGEGTGPPSTRLRPAAGLPDSANGRRAREHPGPIEPGGGGGGGGGGGNGRRGSSGMDEQGSSSGTNSSGTQLQLLNVDLTSQPSPSLSTTSTSMSLEPPQTPSPHQEETVAGEQGGDGMEAAASSSVQASSNGVTDKPCTLSPEPDTIPESSVPEPAQQSQLPESVAERPDKGCEKRSLVPTSIPDSLPRFGAQGVDIIQTLASNCQAKDREQGKDTVLGGVIQHGSHLVDSHEAFPLSATERRQSDSSSRQHLDSSGREKDDEAGTHSDSTETASDCENESQEDEQQPDQDWCPQLGTQRNSRLVICSPPAQNQQPVIQTHVSSHLGQTVIQSCFPNGPPHPQHNRPNSQDHLSLPNAISHGLRDPGVVDKMEPGDECRASRQSSAEEEYHGGLKPCAAASKRLGSSARAVSSVEANNPLVTQLLQGSLPLEKVLPSHSGNRLEISRLPGPQTRPAAATGPHNRPEVSVHSPGPDVNTSSQIHNKPPTGRTVSCLMEAPPVSKYQPQQASGAVPVIISLPPPASSSLSSRNKSDVGPSNSVENAVIQESSQSSQLSTPDRHQPAHLTMQNGPSPTHADPCPPEVVPAIKIKWCSPQSQVSHSQQQRLSPSPTVKNEVGARPSCQALAKSSPTVPMSVTKKEPGNSMDGYLCGRAMEGLLNMEMTLARMAKKEHIKIPYSSGSSSSSSPSPSSSASSLPFQLYGKLPKQGGGVSYTANVSVMDNGGFSRSMADGVLQLRPRLASSQTTLSIQAFADSTAEEVALKCSCRLKAMIMCQGCGAFCHDDCIGPSKLCVSCLVVR
- the asxl1 gene encoding putative Polycomb group protein ASXL1 isoform X2; the encoded protein is MLHSQVRGDRVKNSIFFKLPGRMSLFTLKKNALQWTKATSESETRSESAGGTANPASSSSSATAAGLAVTPVGPTDATEQESCDSTETTAAASVDNDASVDESSSSASCSADVQPPINQPQTRLSRAAGRTETQQTQHAQTRLSRSRQSGRQRKKAVMMPRVVLTPLKVNGDHVPSGPMKRSRGGVDVDFETPGSILVNTNIRALINVRTFSAFPTHSQQQLLQLLPEVDRQIGPDGMTRLSSSALNNEFFTHASQSWKERLAEGEFTHEMQVRFRQEMEKEKKVEAWKEKFFEEYHGQKSGLTREESLKLTMSETSEVAASVLDSDVAVVAAGTPKRRSVGRRRRDGRMRRRTRADLRRRARRPLCKTTPALQSAEAADDSAALDISAVSMGSPMSDNTVVQGEVVLQADCGVELPAESASTEPNPSPTPEPVTLPDPAPAPTPTPSPSPSPASTSATEEPEVTARLLPEEAAPALASTTSPSSSSSSSSSASSPASSPSSPPDGQGAFAAGLDSSSSSSASSSAAVAVDALDETASVVTSITGGTATSSRESSPSASPASTPASSTHLKEQKRRPDEAEAFSNFPEKRPRLDDRQSFRTTIDSVRSEKPQPTTEEPKVPPIRIQLSRIKPPWVKGHSTYQICPRIVPPSEGSRRSGTGGARTLADIKARAQQARAQREAAAAVAASGEGTGPPSTRLRPAAGLPDSANGRRAREHPGPIEPGGGGGGGGGGGNGRRGSSGMDEQGSSSGTNSSGTQLQLLNVDLTSQPSPSLSTTSTSMSLEPPQTPSPHQEETVAGEQGGDGMEAAASSSVQASSNGVTDKPCTLSPEPDTIPESSVPEPAQQSQLPESVAERPDKGCEKRSLVPTSIPDSLPRFGAQGVDIIQTLASNCQAKDREQGKDTVLGGVIQHGSHLVDSHEAFPLSATERRQSDSSSRQHLDSSGREKDDEAGTHSDSTETASDCENESQEDEQQPDQDWCPQLGTQRNSRLVICSPPAQNQQPVIQTHVSSHLGQTVIQSCFPNGPPHPQHNRPNSQDHLSLPNAISHGLRDPGVVDKMEPGDECRASRQSSAEEEYHGGLKPCAAASKRLGSSARAVSSVEANNPLVTQLLQGSLPLEKVLPSHSGNRLEISRLPGPQTRPAAATGPHNRPEVSVHSPGPDVNTSSQIHNKPPTGRTVSCLMEAPPVSKYQPQQASGAVPVIISLPPPASSSLSSRNKSDVGPSNSVENAVIQESSQSSQLSTPDRHQPAHLTMQNGPSPTHADPCPPEVVPAIKIKWCSPQSQVSHSQQQRLSPSPTVKNEVGARPSCQALAKSSPTVPMSVTKKEPGNSMDGYLCGRAMEGLLNMEMTLARMAKKEHIKIPYSSGSSSSSSPSPSSSASSLPFQLYGKLPKQGGGVSYTANVSVMDNGGFSRSMADGVLQLRPRLASSQTTLSIQAFADSTAEEVALKCSCRLKAMIMCQGCGAFCHDDCIGPSKLCVSCLVVR
- the asxl1 gene encoding putative Polycomb group protein ASXL1 isoform X3, whose product is MMPRVVLTPLKVNGDHVPSGPMKRSRGGVDVDFETPGSILVNTNIRALINVRTFSAFPTHSQQQLLQLLPEVDRQIGPDGMTRLSSSALNNEFFTHASQSWKERLAEGEFTHEMQVRFRQEMEKEKKVEAWKEKFFEEYHGQKSGLTREESLKLTMSETSEVAASVLDSDVAVVAAGTPKRRSVGRRRRDGRMRRRTRADLRRRARRPLCKTTPALQSAEAADDSAALDISAVSMGSPMSDNTVVQGEVVLQADCGVELPAESASTEPNPSPTPEPVTLPDPAPAPTPTPSPSPSPASTSATEEPEVTARLLPEEAAPALASTTSPSSSSSSSSSASSPASSPSSPPDGQGAFAAGLDSSSSSSASSSAAVAVDALDETASVVTSITGGTATSSRESSPSASPASTPASSTHLKEQKRRPDEAEAFSNFPEKRPRLDDRQSFRTTIDSVRSEKPQPTTEEPKVPPIRIQLSRIKPPWVKGHSTYQICPRIVPPSEGSRRSGTGGARTLADIKARAQQARAQREAAAAVAASGEGTGPPSTRLRPAAGLPDSANGRRAREHPGPIEPGGGGGGGGGGGNGRRGSSGMDEQGSSSGTNSSGTQLQLLNVDLTSQPSPSLSTTSTSMSLEPPQTPSPHQEETVAGEQGGDGMEAAASSSVQASSNGVTDKPCTLSPEPDTIPESSVPEPAQQSQLPESVAERPDKGCEKRSLVPTSIPDSLPRFGAQGVDIIQTLASNCQAKDREQGKDTVLGGVIQHGSHLVDSHEAFPLSATERRQSDSSSRQHLDSSGREKDDEAGTHSDSTETASDCENESQEDEQQPDQDWCPQLGTQRNSRLVICSPPAQNQQPVIQTHVSSHLGQTVIQSCFPNGPPHPQHNRPNSQDHLSLPNAISHGLRDPGVVDKMEPGDECRASRQSSAEEEYHGGLKPCAAASKRLGSSARAVSSVEANNPLVTQLLQGSLPLEKVLPSHSGNRLEISRLPGPQTRPAAATGPHNRPEVSVHSPGPDVNTSSQIHNKPPTGRTVSCLMEAPPVSKYQPQQASGAVPVIISLPPPASSSLSSRNKSDVGPSNSVENAVIQESSQSSQLSTPDRHQPAHLTMQNGPSPTHADPCPPEVVPAIKIKWCSPQSQVSHSQQQRLSPSPTVKNEVGARPSCQALAKSSPTVPMSVTKKEPGNSMDGYLCGRAMEGLLNMEMTLARMAKKEHIKIPYSSGSSSSSSPSPSSSASSLPFQLYGKLPKQGGGVSYTANVSVMDNGGFSRSMADGVLQLRPRLASSQTTLSIQAFADSTAEEVALKCSCRLKAMIMCQGCGAFCHDDCIGPSKLCVSCLVVR